AAGAAGAAAGAGCGGATCGCTTATCCGTTCTATGATAGATGTCGAACCAACTGAAGTCTGTAAACAAAGTAAATCAGTTGGTGAAGCACTTTCCATACATAAAACTGATTCATAGAATGAAATAGTTTTGATAAGGCTCTGAAAGCCGCATCCAGTTTGTCTGGTTCAGATTTAAGAAAAAGTGTTGATGGGTAATCCCTCATCtgttattttcaatattatCTAAAGTGGTTGCAAAAGTCTTTGTTGAGAATGTCAGGGAAGTCTCAAAAGCCTCCTTGTCGGGCTTGAAGTAGTTGCAACAAGTTCTTGCCGACGTATTAAAAAACCTATCCATACCCGTAAGTAGTGTTCATGATGGGATAAACATGATGAAAATGAGGTTAGGTGGCAAAAAGGTTTTTGCTGTTTTAGATGATGCTGATCAAGCTTGTGGCATTAGCTAGGTGATAATAGTTGGTTTAAACATGAAAGTAGGATTATAAGTACATCAAGAGATGAGCGGGTGTTGCTATCACACCGGGTGAGCTTAATCCATTATGTTGATCTGCATCAGATGAGGAAGCGACTTCAGTAGGTACGCATTCCTTGAATTAAGCTCTGCCATAATTCTCATACCTAATGAATGGCTGTTTACCATGTCTACACTACATATCCTCAAGTATAAATAGTTTAATTCATATGCTTGTACATAGTGTAATTTCTCAATAAATTAAAGTTAGTAAGGTAGTTTTGTATGTTATATTGTTGGTACGTCTTAATAAATATACCCACAAAAGGTCTTACACTAGGTCACCATTATATTTGACGTAGTTGGCTTCAATTCAACCTGAGCCCAGTATACTTACAACCTAGAATCTTAAATACAATTTGTTTTCTAAGATATTAAGcaaaaagaaatacaaatataagTCATTGGATGCTCTAGATCAATGATATAGAAAACAGTCTTAGAAATTTAttgtaaattgtatagttcaAACACTATTATAGGTTTCAAATACTTTAACCAGATAGGAGAATTTGTTAGCACTGATCTAgttaaaatttgtttgttatATTTCAGATATTAGCAACTTGATACTTATATAGAAATTCTAAGAGCCTTTCAgaattataaacttttgaacatCACTTCAGATTAATAGACAAAGAAACAACCAAGCATTCTTCTAAAGTCAAAAgttgaacaaaaataaaaagacactCTCAGTAGCGGAGGTTCGACTGAATTCAAAAACTGACTGCAAAGACTTTACCTCCATcattcagattttgagtttctGATATCAACTTGCCATTTGATCATTCACGAATTCTAGATATGACACAGTAAGATTTTTATCTCCATTGTTATAAGTAGATGTTGAAGCTTCTTGTTGTGTATTTCCATGAACCAACCAACTGTCATCAGTTGTATGCTCTTGTTGATTAAGGCTTGTCGGTTATTGTCTAGGTTCCTCGTTATCACTTTTTGTATCATTCTGGTGTTTTGCATTGCGACTTTCCGTCCTCTTCTGTTTGCAATTTTTCTATATTtccatttgtatttttttttaatttttttttttttatatcttgttcGATCCCATCCACGGGAAAAACCCTTATGGAAATCACCTAAGTTAGTCCCCTCCCTAAAAAAATCTAATTATGATTAATCTTAGTTGATCACAACCATGTTTTAGTTTACAGAGTAACAAGAATTCAAACTAAAACATTACAATAGTCAAAGAATACAATTTTTGTTTCACTTAATTAGAAAAAACATTGGTGCCATATTGTCATGCTAGGACAAAGGAGTAAGTGAGAAAAAGACCATTTGGACTAGCCTTGAGTAGCATCACCTGTCAAATTCACAACGGCCTGGTCACACAGGGCATAACATTTTCCATGTGGCCCATTGGATGGGTTGACTTGACTGAAGAAATTATGTAACATTTTATGTCCAAAAAAGTCTTATTTTACCCAAGCACGCAGCTAAATTGAGTCAAGTTGTTTCATTATCATAGGCTAGACGTCTCATTCTACTAGTTAAGCCAATCCAGAACttgataaatattataaaagcgCTCAACATATCTACTTGTAATTGCTAGATATAATCTGAGATTCACTTACTTAGCCAACAAAAAACCACCTTACAGCTACCTGCACATTAatacaaaaagaaagaagaaaacaatactattaaaacaataaacaaattCGGAAAAGAATGAGAAGCTTTAAAAGGAAAATTTTAGAGGAAGCAACTCTATTTGTTTCATTGCTTGTTTTCCTGCACATTTTGCAAACCTACTCGGCCGAAATTAACATCATTTCAGATTCACAGTTCCTGACGGAAGAAGATAAATTGGTCTCGCCAGACGGAACGTTTCAGCTTGGATTTTTCAAGCCAAATGGCACTAAGAATAGATACCTGGGTATTTGGTACACGAAAGTCTCGGTTCAAACAGTAGTTTGGGTTGCCAACAGAAATCGCCCACTTACTGGTGCATCATTAGGTGTGGTAAAGATAGTCAATCTAGGTAATCTTGTCATCATGAACAATACTAATGATCATGTAATGTGGTCATCCAACACAACATCATCAGGAAACACAATTGCAAAGCTTCTCGACAACGGAAATCTAGTTGTGACcaatgaaaacaataataagATTCTCTGGATGAGTTTTGATTATCCAACTGATACTCTTCTACCTGGCATGACGTACGGGAAAAATTTCATGACCGGACAAGAATGGTATATATCTTCATGGAAGAATAGTATAGATCCGGCTCCCGGTGAATTCACCTTTATTATGGACACGCGAAGTTATCCTCAGAGCCTACTGAaacaaggtgatgttgtcaaatTCCGATGTGGGCCATGGAATGGTAAACGGTTTAGTGGGTCTTCATTCAGCCAGAATAACATCCTTACATACACTATGGTTATAAATAAAACAGAGGTGGCTTTAACTTATAATCTTGCAAACAGTTCTGTCTTAGTGAGGTCAACCCTGAATTCTTCTGGGAAGTATGAACGTTCCGTGTGGGTAGAAGAGCGTAAAACATGGCAAGTTATTTTTGTGTTGCCAAGAGATAACTGTGATACACACAACATATGTGGGCCTTATGGGCATTGCGTCATGATGAGTATACAAACATGTTTGTGTTTAGATGAGAAAAAGTTTATTccaaaaaacccaaaaaattgGGAGACAGCAAACTGGTATGGTGGATGTGTTAGAAGAACACCATTGGATTGCAAAAATGGATCTGATGGGTTTAAAAGGTATTCAAATGTAAAACTGCCAGATACACAAACTTCCTGGTTCAACATAAGCATGACCCTGAAGGAATGTCAAGCAATATGCTTAAACAATTGTACATGCATGGCATACGCAAATACAGATATCCGAGGGGAAGGAAGTGGCTGCCTGCTTTGGTTTAATGACCTAATAGACATCAAATTAGTATCTGAGGGCATGGGTGGTCAGGATATATTTGTAAGAATGGCTTCCTCTGAGTTAGGTAAGTATTTCTTGTTATGTTCGCAAATTCATCCCTACATGTTTTATAAGACAAACTAGTTGATCTTGATGCTTTTTGTATACTTTAGAGTAAAATATGTAGTTCCTTGTTAATATCACGTAAGAGAACAATCGCAGATAACGAAGGAACATACATCAAAATCATCCTAATGATAGTCTTGCCGACCATTTTTATATTAAGCCTGAGCTCGGCGTGGTTCTGCTACACACGAAGAAAACAGGATAAAGCAGAACCAACATGGGAATGTAAGAAAACTCAGCAAATCTGATTTTATATCTGTGCGAATATGTCGAGTAGTTTAGTGTTGtattttttgataatattttatCACTTGTATATCTTCTTCGCACAGGGGAATCATTGCAAGTGCATGAAAACAAGAGAGAAGCTATGGAGCTACCATTGTTTAGCTTCTCTACAATAGAAAAAGCTACTGCTAGTTTTTCACCAGACAATAAACTTGGACAGGGTGGATTTGGACCAGTTTATAAGGTAACAATATAAAGTAGTACCCCATAAGTAGTTCATAAGATAAGACACTTACTCAGAGATTGTAAAGACACACTATAATTCAATACACTTGCATATCAAATAATTCGGATCTATATAGCGTAAGCATGCAATTTATAAAGAAGGGT
The sequence above is drawn from the Erigeron canadensis isolate Cc75 chromosome 4, C_canadensis_v1, whole genome shotgun sequence genome and encodes:
- the LOC122596900 gene encoding G-type lectin S-receptor-like serine/threonine-protein kinase At4g27290, whose amino-acid sequence is MRSFKRKILEEATLFVSLLVFLHILQTYSAEINIISDSQFLTEEDKLVSPDGTFQLGFFKPNGTKNRYLGIWYTKVSVQTVVWVANRNRPLTGASLGVVKIVNLGNLVIMNNTNDHVMWSSNTTSSGNTIAKLLDNGNLVVTNENNNKILWMSFDYPTDTLLPGMTYGKNFMTGQEWYISSWKNSIDPAPGEFTFIMDTRSYPQSLLKQGDVVKFRCGPWNGKRFSGSSFSQNNILTYTMVINKTEVALTYNLANSSVLVRSTLNSSGKYERSVWVEERKTWQVIFVLPRDNCDTHNICGPYGHCVMMSIQTCLCLDEKKFIPKNPKNWETANWYGGCVRRTPLDCKNGSDGFKRYSNVKLPDTQTSWFNISMTLKECQAICLNNCTCMAYANTDIRGEGSGCLLWFNDLIDIKLVSEGMGGQDIFVRMASSELDNEGTYIKIILMIVLPTIFILSLSSAWFCYTRRKQDKAEPTWEWESLQVHENKREAMELPLFSFSTIEKATASFSPDNKLGQGGFGPVYKGILKEGEIAVKRLSNTSSQGLNEFKNEVICISKLQHRNLVKLLGCSIDGDEKLLIYEYMPNRSLDFFIFDQIRSTLLDWTTRFRIIEGIARGLLYLHQDSRLRIIHRDLKPSNILLDLDMNPKISDFGIARSFGGNENEANTERVVGTHGYMSPEYAVAGLFSTKSDIFSFGVLVLEIISGKRNRRFVHSDNGTNLIGHAWTMHNEGRSLELVDTNLEEAINPSEVLKSIEVGLLCVQRSPDDRPNMSSVVRMLGNELGALPKPKQPAFFTERNLLAADISSTNATSSTNNLTITELVAR